One part of the Verrucomicrobiales bacterium genome encodes these proteins:
- a CDS encoding SMP-30/gluconolactonase/LRE family protein gives MNSQTLLALGLSVALSTSACLRSDAAEKSGTAPVAKPKKAGKLGLTDYPTMGSIERLDPRLDAILASDARIEKLAEGFDWSEGPVWIRDGHYLLFSDVPQNRVYSWSEGKPATVFMHPSGYTGSTPRGGEPGSNGLTTDSRGRLVLCEHGDRRVSRLELNGKKSTIAKYYRFYRFNSPNDLVYSVKGDLFFTDPPYGLLDRNDDKTKELPYCGVYRVTTKGEVKLLTSELSYPNGIALSPDEKTLYVAISDPENPIITAWDVKADGTIENRRTFFDATPMYKAGLKGLPDGLKVDKAGNVFATAPGGVLIIAPDGTHLGTIQTGEATANCNWGNDGSVLYITADMFLCRVRTTTRGKGW, from the coding sequence ATGAACTCACAGACCTTGCTCGCTCTCGGACTCAGCGTTGCCCTCTCCACCTCCGCGTGCCTGCGCAGCGATGCCGCCGAGAAAAGCGGCACGGCTCCGGTCGCCAAACCCAAGAAGGCCGGCAAACTAGGCCTCACGGACTATCCAACCATGGGCAGCATCGAGCGCCTCGACCCTCGTCTGGATGCAATTCTGGCGTCGGACGCCCGCATTGAAAAGCTGGCAGAAGGCTTCGATTGGTCCGAGGGACCGGTCTGGATTCGCGACGGCCATTACCTGCTCTTTTCCGACGTGCCGCAGAACCGGGTCTACAGCTGGTCCGAGGGTAAGCCGGCCACCGTGTTCATGCATCCCAGCGGCTACACCGGCTCCACCCCGCGCGGCGGTGAACCTGGGTCGAATGGCCTGACCACCGACTCCCGCGGACGCCTGGTCCTGTGCGAGCACGGTGATCGCCGCGTGTCGCGGCTCGAGTTGAATGGCAAGAAGAGCACGATTGCCAAGTACTACCGCTTTTACCGGTTCAACAGCCCCAACGACCTCGTCTACAGCGTGAAGGGTGATCTCTTCTTCACCGATCCTCCTTACGGCCTGTTGGATCGAAATGACGACAAGACCAAGGAGCTTCCTTACTGTGGCGTTTACCGGGTAACCACCAAAGGCGAAGTCAAACTGTTGACCAGCGAACTGAGCTATCCCAACGGGATCGCGCTCTCTCCGGACGAGAAAACGTTGTACGTCGCGATATCCGACCCGGAAAACCCGATCATTACCGCGTGGGATGTGAAGGCGGATGGCACCATCGAGAACCGTCGCACCTTCTTCGATGCGACACCGATGTACAAGGCTGGCCTCAAGGGTCTCCCCGACGGTTTGAAAGTGGACAAGGCCGGTAATGTCTTCGCCACGGCCCCCGGTGGGGTGCTGATCATCGCTCCGGATGGAACACACCTCGGCACCATCCAAACAGGTGAGGCGACCGCGAACTGCAATTGGGGCAATGACGGCAGCGTGCTCTACATCACCGCCGACATGTTCCTCTGCCGGGTCCGCACGACCACCCGCGGCAAAGGCTGGTAA
- a CDS encoding DUF3185 family protein: MDKIISLSLIGAGVVLVVIGVSAMNSFSSDVSRFFTGSPTDKAVWMLIGGCVLTVIGMAGSFRGWGKT; this comes from the coding sequence ATGGATAAAATAATCTCACTTTCACTCATCGGGGCCGGCGTGGTGCTGGTGGTCATTGGCGTCAGCGCCATGAATTCCTTCAGCTCAGACGTGTCGAGATTTTTCACCGGGTCTCCGACCGATAAGGCGGTCTGGATGCTGATCGGTGGCTGCGTTCTGACCGTGATCGGCATGGCCGGATCTTTCCGCGGTTGGGGCAAAACCTAA
- a CDS encoding AI-2E family transporter: MNGIQTSPTPGAESGDWSSRSSLGTVVLIAATALGLFLCYQLAHPFLASLAWALALAVIFAPFQGWLEKWIKSPSVAALIAVAVVGLMVAIPISFVGQRLLVEAAGGAEMIKSKLSSGEWQKAVEAQPRIAPIARWIEAKVDLPGTFRLLSSGLTNVAGYVVRGSIVQAMSFALTFYLLFFLLRDRRDALRALSSLIPLTEFEMDRLLTQVGNTIFATVYGTLAVSAIQGLLGGLMFWWLGLPTPLLWGVVMALLAVVPVLGAFVVWIPAALFLLLEGSWGKALILALWGGLLVGTVDNLLRPVLVGKRLKLHTVLVFMSVVGGLVFLGPAGLILGPIILTVTFVLLETWRLRVSPDSSREVSAGDISRFENEGGKIGPIDTGRKQAVGNGSGDVLPAEHADHTDRRRDLHGPCRLTLLLF; encoded by the coding sequence ATGAATGGAATCCAAACCAGTCCGACGCCGGGTGCGGAGTCCGGTGATTGGTCGTCGCGATCCTCTCTGGGGACAGTTGTATTAATCGCCGCAACCGCGCTCGGCCTCTTTCTTTGCTATCAACTCGCGCACCCATTCCTAGCTTCGCTCGCCTGGGCCTTGGCCTTGGCAGTCATCTTCGCACCGTTCCAGGGCTGGCTTGAGAAATGGATCAAGTCACCCAGCGTCGCTGCCCTGATCGCCGTCGCGGTGGTTGGTTTGATGGTAGCGATCCCGATTAGCTTCGTGGGCCAGCGCCTGCTTGTGGAGGCGGCGGGAGGGGCGGAGATGATCAAGTCCAAGCTGAGTTCCGGCGAATGGCAGAAGGCCGTTGAAGCCCAGCCCCGTATCGCACCTATCGCACGTTGGATCGAAGCGAAGGTCGATCTACCGGGGACTTTTCGATTGCTGTCCTCCGGGCTGACGAACGTGGCGGGATACGTCGTCAGGGGATCCATCGTGCAGGCCATGAGCTTTGCTTTAACATTTTACCTTCTCTTTTTTCTCCTCCGCGACCGTCGGGATGCTCTGCGTGCCTTAAGCTCCTTAATCCCGCTGACCGAGTTCGAGATGGATCGGCTCTTGACGCAGGTGGGGAACACGATCTTTGCGACGGTCTATGGAACCCTGGCGGTCTCGGCAATCCAAGGCTTGTTGGGAGGGCTCATGTTTTGGTGGCTAGGATTGCCGACGCCACTGCTCTGGGGAGTGGTGATGGCCTTGCTAGCGGTGGTCCCCGTGCTGGGTGCGTTCGTAGTCTGGATTCCTGCCGCTCTTTTTCTGCTGCTCGAAGGCAGTTGGGGAAAGGCGCTCATTCTGGCCCTGTGGGGCGGGCTGCTGGTCGGGACGGTGGACAACCTGCTCCGCCCTGTTCTGGTCGGCAAGCGACTCAAACTCCACACGGTGCTCGTCTTTATGTCAGTCGTTGGCGGCCTCGTGTTCTTGGGCCCGGCAGGCCTCATCCTCGGACCGATCATTCTCACGGTCACCTTCGTCCTGCTGGAGACGTGGAGACTTCGAGTATCACCCGACTCGAGCCGAGAGGTGTCGGCCGGAGACATCTCCCGCTTTGAAAATGAAGGGGGAAAAATTGGCCCAATCGACACAGGTCGAAAGCAGGCGGTCGGAAATGGGAGTGGGGACGTATTGCCCGCGGAACACGCGGACCACACAGATCGGAGGAGGGACTTGCACGGGCCGTGCCGACTGACGCTACTGCTCTTCTGA
- a CDS encoding prolipoprotein diacylglyceryl transferase, whose translation MYRWTLGLGILLSALFWIRHSRRETRLLWIYLAALFGAFAGAKAVYWAAEGFLQLNAPDRWLQWATGKSVLGALLGGYVSVELMKRSLKYPHATGDLFAATVPLGIALGRLGCWSAGCCQGQVCQPAWYTLVDAHGHHRWPSVPLELGFNLLAVGAFGLLRRLQGLPGQHFHLYLIGYGCFRFLHETVRDTPRLMGQVSGYQIVCLILVVIGVVGFELRRGRIHSRP comes from the coding sequence ATGTATCGTTGGACGTTAGGACTGGGGATCCTGTTGAGCGCGCTGTTCTGGATCCGGCACAGCCGCCGGGAGACGCGCCTGCTGTGGATCTACCTGGCCGCACTGTTCGGCGCGTTTGCTGGAGCCAAGGCGGTGTACTGGGCTGCGGAGGGGTTCCTGCAGTTGAACGCGCCCGATCGATGGCTCCAGTGGGCAACGGGAAAAAGCGTGCTGGGGGCATTGCTCGGCGGATACGTCAGTGTGGAACTGATGAAACGATCGCTGAAGTATCCTCATGCGACCGGCGATCTGTTCGCTGCGACCGTTCCGTTGGGCATTGCGCTGGGACGCTTGGGCTGTTGGTCGGCCGGCTGTTGTCAGGGACAGGTCTGTCAGCCAGCCTGGTACACCCTGGTGGATGCTCATGGGCATCATCGCTGGCCATCGGTGCCGCTCGAGCTTGGCTTCAACCTGTTGGCGGTGGGTGCCTTTGGGCTCCTTCGCCGTCTCCAGGGGCTTCCCGGACAGCATTTTCACCTCTATCTGATTGGATACGGTTGTTTTCGTTTTCTGCACGAAACGGTTCGTGACACTCCCCGCTTAATGGGACAGGTCAGCGGCTACCAGATCGTCTGCCTGATTCTGGTGGTTATCGGAGTCGTCGGGTTTGAATTGCGGAGAGGGCGGATCCATTCGCGGCCTTAG
- a CDS encoding radical SAM protein has translation MIPLSSIPLLPSPQPFAASADGKTLLKSTLSRCPICGLSCPAEVWKTSDEPARVLLERRCPAHGFFSVCIASDARFYWLSSGARGGDSRCCDGGTCCSAAGEARGTLGRNANQKPGSPFETLSTCLALIEIVQSCNLSCPTCYADSPLGSGAKVQATPIEDLKRRIQGVIDRKGKLEILQLSGGEPTLHPQFFELLEWAQTHPRIDYILVNTNGVRLAHDAEFVANFAAAARRRRVQLYLQFDGLQAEGQRELRGADLRATRQEVVRRAGEMNLPVTLAMTVTPSNLSHVWEAIEFGLSAPHIQGITFQPVFGSGRNAEASPRLAVPPLAVNRLNTADILLQAVEQSAGVLKFEDFTPLPCGDPNCATIGYLLRLPSEVRSVSEYIDFGQLQGFLKDRVQYNLADLAQCGCESEPLGQVLKEFQLQAGMTFRIMVKPFMDAWTWDQDRIDRCCTHVIRPDGSLDSFCRYYGGGGVP, from the coding sequence ATGATTCCTCTCTCCTCCATTCCCTTGCTTCCCTCGCCACAACCTTTTGCTGCTTCGGCTGATGGCAAAACTCTGCTCAAGTCCACCCTCAGCCGTTGTCCGATCTGCGGGCTCTCCTGTCCCGCCGAAGTCTGGAAGACCTCCGATGAACCGGCCCGAGTCCTATTGGAAAGACGCTGTCCGGCGCATGGATTCTTTTCCGTCTGCATTGCTTCGGATGCCCGGTTTTACTGGCTTTCCTCGGGCGCTCGAGGCGGCGACTCGCGTTGTTGCGACGGGGGAACCTGCTGTAGCGCCGCTGGCGAAGCCCGTGGCACGCTGGGCCGAAATGCGAACCAAAAGCCCGGCTCCCCTTTTGAAACCCTCTCGACCTGCCTGGCGCTGATCGAGATCGTCCAGAGCTGCAACCTGTCCTGCCCGACCTGCTACGCTGATTCGCCGCTGGGTTCTGGAGCCAAGGTTCAAGCCACACCGATCGAAGATCTCAAGCGTCGAATCCAAGGCGTCATCGACCGGAAGGGGAAACTCGAGATTCTGCAGTTGTCCGGGGGCGAGCCGACGCTGCATCCGCAGTTCTTTGAGCTGCTGGAGTGGGCGCAAACACATCCTCGAATCGATTATATCCTGGTGAATACTAACGGAGTTCGACTGGCCCATGATGCGGAGTTCGTAGCGAACTTCGCGGCAGCGGCGAGACGACGTCGCGTTCAGCTGTATCTTCAGTTCGATGGCCTGCAGGCCGAGGGACAGCGCGAGTTGCGTGGCGCGGACTTGAGGGCGACCCGCCAAGAGGTGGTTCGACGAGCCGGAGAGATGAATCTGCCCGTCACGTTGGCCATGACCGTGACCCCGTCCAATCTGAGCCACGTCTGGGAGGCGATCGAGTTTGGTCTCAGCGCTCCCCACATTCAGGGAATCACCTTTCAGCCGGTGTTTGGGAGCGGACGGAATGCCGAAGCGAGTCCGAGGCTCGCCGTGCCGCCCCTAGCTGTGAACCGACTGAACACGGCCGATATTCTGCTCCAGGCTGTTGAACAGTCCGCGGGCGTGCTTAAGTTCGAAGATTTCACCCCGCTCCCGTGCGGGGATCCTAATTGCGCCACCATTGGCTATTTGTTGCGGCTGCCTTCGGAGGTTCGGTCGGTGAGCGAGTACATCGACTTCGGTCAGCTGCAGGGGTTTCTCAAAGATCGGGTGCAGTATAACCTGGCCGACTTGGCTCAATGCGGCTGTGAATCCGAGCCCTTAGGCCAGGTATTGAAAGAGTTTCAGCTTCAGGCGGGCATGACGTTTCGAATCATGGTCAAACCGTTCATGGACGCTTGGACCTGGGATCAGGACCGGATCGACCGCTGCTGCACGCACGTCATTCGGCCGGATGGCAGTTTGGATTCCTTCTGTAGGTATTATGGCGGAGGAGGGGTGCCTTGA
- a CDS encoding LysR family transcriptional regulator has product MNLHHLELFYYVAKHGGIMEAVRNIPYGVQQPAVSGQLGQLEHDLGQRLFIRRPFTLTAGGTELYRFIRPFFDQLPRMEEKLRGDVSERLRFAGPTLVLRHHLPAMLSEIRRKFPGLRFDLREASQPQVEKALQDQEIDLGITLLEGTIGAGIESAVLMQLNLVLLVPSDRPEKTAEAVLAGDLLQETLISFPETEPVYRRFREHLTKKGLDWPTGIELGSLDLIETYVQQRLGIGLSVKIPGGTLRPEIRELPLKEIPGVKVGILWRSPLNPVAETLLSQLKEKARLLSNSPAPAIGARTRRVHRN; this is encoded by the coding sequence ATGAACCTGCATCACCTGGAACTTTTCTATTACGTAGCGAAGCATGGCGGCATCATGGAGGCGGTGCGCAATATTCCCTACGGAGTGCAGCAACCCGCGGTGAGCGGTCAACTCGGCCAGTTGGAGCATGATCTAGGACAACGCCTGTTCATTAGGCGGCCGTTCACGCTGACGGCCGGGGGTACCGAACTCTACCGGTTCATACGCCCCTTCTTCGATCAACTCCCCAGGATGGAAGAAAAGCTCCGTGGTGACGTGAGTGAGAGACTGAGATTTGCCGGACCCACGCTCGTCCTCCGTCATCATCTGCCAGCAATGCTATCGGAGATCCGACGCAAGTTCCCAGGACTTCGATTCGACCTTCGCGAGGCTTCGCAGCCCCAGGTGGAAAAGGCGCTGCAGGACCAGGAGATCGACCTCGGAATCACGCTGCTGGAAGGGACCATCGGGGCCGGGATCGAGTCAGCCGTCCTCATGCAGCTGAACCTCGTGCTGCTCGTCCCGTCCGATCGACCTGAGAAAACCGCCGAAGCAGTCTTGGCGGGGGATCTCCTTCAGGAAACGCTCATCAGCTTTCCGGAGACGGAACCGGTTTACCGTCGCTTCCGCGAGCACCTTACCAAGAAAGGACTTGATTGGCCCACCGGCATCGAATTGGGGTCGCTCGACCTGATCGAAACCTACGTGCAGCAACGACTGGGCATCGGGCTCTCCGTGAAGATTCCCGGGGGGACGCTTCGGCCAGAAATTCGCGAACTCCCCCTCAAAGAAATTCCAGGTGTGAAGGTGGGCATCCTCTGGCGATCGCCCCTCAACCCTGTCGCCGAGACCCTCCTGAGTCAGCTGAAGGAAAAAGCGCGCTTGCTGTCGAATTCCCCGGCTCCGGCAATCGGAGCCCGAACCCGCAGGGTTCACCGAAATTAG
- a CDS encoding aldo/keto reductase, whose product MQKRLLGKTGLELPILSFGASSLGQEFRQVNLDEALRSVRVALDSGLNFIDTSPFYGRGMSEVLLGIALRGVPRDSYTLCSKLGRYDLQHFDFSAKRVAESVDVTLHRLGTNHLDIILCHDIEFVEMQQIVDETLPALRKIQQQGKVRFIGFSGYPMKIFRFICDQAPVDCVLSYNQYTLQNTRFADEVVPYLKAKGVGVMSAGPFSARLLTNAPLPAWLKEPENVKAAARAAAAHCAQRGVDIAKLALQFSLAHPDITTTIAGSANPENIRNWARWAAEPVDAQLLKEVQDLFAPVKNLGHIEGLAKNN is encoded by the coding sequence ATGCAAAAACGCCTACTTGGAAAAACCGGATTAGAGTTGCCCATCCTGAGTTTTGGAGCTTCCTCACTGGGACAAGAGTTTCGGCAGGTCAACCTCGATGAAGCCCTGCGGAGCGTCCGCGTCGCCCTCGATTCCGGACTCAACTTTATTGATACCTCGCCGTTCTATGGCCGCGGTATGTCGGAGGTTTTGCTGGGCATCGCGTTGCGCGGAGTCCCGCGGGACAGCTACACACTCTGCTCGAAACTCGGGCGCTATGATCTTCAGCACTTCGACTTCTCCGCGAAGCGGGTGGCGGAGAGTGTCGACGTGACCTTGCATCGCTTGGGCACTAATCATCTGGACATCATCCTTTGTCACGACATTGAGTTTGTCGAGATGCAGCAGATTGTGGACGAGACCCTTCCCGCCCTTCGAAAGATCCAACAGCAAGGCAAAGTTCGTTTTATCGGCTTCAGCGGCTACCCGATGAAGATCTTCCGCTTCATCTGCGATCAGGCGCCGGTGGACTGCGTGCTTAGCTACAACCAATACACCCTGCAGAACACGCGTTTTGCCGACGAGGTGGTGCCCTATTTGAAGGCGAAAGGGGTAGGGGTGATGAGCGCTGGGCCCTTTTCGGCACGGTTGCTGACGAATGCGCCGTTGCCGGCCTGGCTCAAGGAGCCGGAGAACGTCAAGGCGGCCGCCCGGGCTGCGGCGGCTCACTGTGCGCAGCGCGGTGTGGATATCGCCAAGCTCGCGCTCCAGTTCAGCCTCGCGCACCCGGATATCACGACGACCATAGCGGGGAGCGCCAATCCCGAGAACATTCGTAACTGGGCCCGCTGGGCGGCAGAGCCGGTCGATGCTCAGCTGTTGAAAGAAGTGCAGGACCTCTTCGCGCCGGTCAAGAACCTCGGACATATCGAGGGGTTGGCGAAGAATAATTGA
- a CDS encoding MFS transporter — MDDTSSASSSEPASIPSAGGPSEPRVISKRSVTGWVLYDLANTIFSMGVISLTLPFWMRQQVGSDKVDFQYGIVSAISMAVVFVLSPLLGAMTDHARRRLPFLMASTIICVALTTLMARFGLWWTCAIFILANIAYQAGTQYYDSLLPEVSNESNRGKIGGIGVGIGYLGSFIAVGLSLKFKDAAPSTLFTLYAVAFLLFALPCMIFVRERDNPRHRRFGYAEACASLKNTWKTLVSSQEYPGLARFLIGRMFYTDSINTVISVMTLFVVNVAVTAGGTEQEATGHKDKIMLLAISLAMAGGFAWGWLNDRIGPRKTLNAVLSCWMAIFLLGAAIGILGLPLWTMYLMAGAAGFCLGGVWAADRPFMLRLTPPDRIGEFYGLYGMVGRFSAITGPLVWALITSTVVRSLSHGGPASSPLEQAQWARTAQGWAAFALLFMMILGFCIVRKVSDAPRDWKRATAPADESVKPVV; from the coding sequence ATGGACGACACGTCATCCGCCAGTTCATCCGAGCCAGCTTCGATTCCCTCAGCCGGCGGACCATCCGAGCCGCGGGTGATTTCCAAGCGGTCGGTTACCGGATGGGTCCTGTATGACCTCGCCAACACCATCTTCTCGATGGGTGTCATCTCCCTCACGCTCCCCTTCTGGATGCGGCAGCAAGTGGGGTCGGACAAGGTCGACTTCCAATATGGCATTGTGAGCGCCATCTCGATGGCGGTGGTGTTCGTCCTTTCGCCGTTGCTTGGAGCGATGACCGATCACGCCCGTCGTCGTCTGCCATTCCTCATGGCCAGCACCATCATTTGTGTGGCGCTCACGACGCTGATGGCCCGGTTCGGTCTGTGGTGGACCTGCGCCATCTTCATTCTGGCGAACATTGCCTACCAGGCTGGAACGCAATATTACGATTCCCTGCTGCCGGAGGTGAGCAATGAGTCGAATCGTGGCAAGATCGGCGGGATCGGCGTCGGGATCGGCTACCTGGGATCCTTCATTGCCGTGGGGCTGAGCCTTAAGTTTAAGGATGCCGCTCCCTCGACACTGTTCACCTTGTATGCGGTCGCCTTTCTTCTCTTTGCCCTGCCCTGCATGATCTTCGTGCGGGAACGTGATAACCCGCGTCACCGTCGATTCGGCTATGCGGAGGCCTGCGCCAGTTTGAAAAACACCTGGAAGACGCTGGTCTCCAGCCAGGAGTACCCGGGGCTTGCCCGTTTTCTGATCGGCCGGATGTTCTATACCGATTCCATCAACACAGTGATTAGTGTGATGACGTTGTTTGTGGTCAATGTGGCGGTGACGGCGGGCGGCACCGAGCAGGAGGCTACCGGACACAAGGATAAGATCATGCTGCTGGCGATTTCGCTCGCTATGGCGGGAGGGTTTGCTTGGGGATGGTTGAACGATCGCATCGGCCCTCGCAAGACGTTGAACGCCGTGCTGTCCTGCTGGATGGCCATCTTTCTCTTGGGGGCTGCCATCGGGATCCTAGGATTGCCGCTCTGGACGATGTATCTGATGGCGGGCGCGGCCGGTTTTTGTCTGGGCGGGGTGTGGGCGGCGGATAGGCCGTTCATGCTGAGGCTGACACCGCCTGATCGGATTGGCGAGTTCTACGGGCTCTACGGAATGGTGGGGCGCTTTTCCGCAATCACGGGTCCCTTAGTGTGGGCGCTGATCACGTCGACCGTGGTTCGTTCGCTTTCTCACGGCGGTCCGGCTTCCAGCCCACTGGAGCAAGCCCAATGGGCTCGTACCGCCCAAGGCTGGGCTGCGTTTGCCCTATTGTTCATGATGATCCTGGGCTTCTGCATTGTGCGCAAAGTTTCGGACGCCCCCAGGGATTGGAAACGCGCGACAGCACCGGCGGACGAGTCCGTCAAGCCCGTGGTGTAA
- a CDS encoding response regulator transcription factor, translated as MKSSGTTPLSSGKLKVAIVEDDSMLRESFARLLQRAPDFECVATFPDAETAVEQMLQVKPDIALVDINLPGINGVECVRRLKPGDPKIQYVMVTVYENHDHVFNALQAGATGYLLKRTPPAELLEALRDVSKGGAPMSSQIARKVVESFGGRMPAAAPSSEELDQLSNREREILDQLAKGYLAKEIAENLGISFDTVRTYTRRIYEKLHVHSRAQAVAKLMRT; from the coding sequence ATGAAGTCTTCCGGGACCACACCTCTATCCTCGGGCAAGTTGAAGGTAGCGATTGTCGAGGACGATTCGATGCTGCGTGAATCGTTCGCGCGGCTGTTGCAGCGCGCCCCGGACTTCGAGTGTGTCGCCACCTTCCCCGATGCCGAAACCGCGGTGGAGCAGATGCTTCAGGTGAAGCCGGACATCGCACTGGTGGATATCAACCTACCCGGGATCAATGGGGTTGAATGCGTCCGCCGGCTCAAGCCCGGCGATCCAAAAATTCAATACGTGATGGTCACGGTCTACGAGAACCATGATCATGTGTTCAACGCGCTCCAGGCGGGGGCCACCGGTTATCTGCTCAAGCGCACCCCGCCCGCGGAACTGCTGGAGGCGCTGCGTGACGTCTCTAAAGGGGGAGCCCCGATGAGCAGCCAAATCGCCCGGAAAGTCGTCGAATCCTTTGGCGGCCGAATGCCGGCGGCAGCTCCCTCCAGCGAAGAGCTGGATCAACTATCCAATCGCGAGCGGGAGATCCTGGACCAGCTCGCCAAAGGTTACTTGGCCAAAGAGATCGCCGAGAACCTGGGCATCAGCTTTGACACGGTACGAACCTACACGCGTCGGATCTACGAAAAACTCCACGTGCACTCCCGAGCCCAAGCCGTGGCCAAGCTGATGCGAACCTAG
- a CDS encoding MFS transporter yields the protein MDDKMEIASYGPLPLSSVRRYSCTPARPDVDAIRKRELLLSLKYCTIEACFSVPMLHLTTGNLPFLIGFAVKALGWGNGAVAFLSLTPFLCLFIQPPMTAWLQSRYSLRRIIALGVALNAVPWMLLPIFPWLDLPQRDLAFAVIVLTSTLANSISAVAWSAAVSDLVPLNIRGKYFGRRNLIFGTWSLVVTFAAGQIADAYENALYVFGLIFLAASISRFCGLFYFLRMKLPASATVRQPPEAAQVSLLDTLRDGNFVRLILFTGLFGMCLYLGNPFYSVYVLNGLHRSLGDLTLLTLISTLGGLISLKTWGPLSDRFGNKPVLITTALIWLTAAAVSWLFSGPARYTHLYLNYFITGFMFSGFELCQFAVMIKMVPSTHKTHYISVFLSLTRMFWALGPPLGAWILSHLPEQLGTWLGQPLTNYHVIIVGSLIACILVLNLLHTVREPAERPARELIAVMSNMREFNPLMGLSSLAYYMFTPRGLSRLAHVSVRTFRRQTSAVTEVGEDLMEEGLKVLRQPFEKEEDPKDKGRGDGGSTAGK from the coding sequence GTGGACGACAAGATGGAGATTGCTTCCTACGGCCCGCTGCCGCTTTCATCGGTCCGGCGGTATTCCTGCACCCCCGCCAGACCTGACGTGGACGCCATTCGAAAACGGGAACTGCTGCTCTCGCTGAAGTATTGCACGATCGAAGCGTGCTTCAGCGTCCCGATGCTTCACTTGACCACCGGCAATCTGCCGTTCCTGATCGGCTTTGCGGTGAAAGCCTTGGGGTGGGGGAATGGCGCGGTGGCTTTTCTGTCGCTCACCCCGTTTCTTTGTCTCTTCATCCAGCCCCCGATGACGGCATGGCTGCAGTCCCGTTACTCGTTGCGACGGATTATAGCGTTGGGCGTGGCGCTGAATGCGGTGCCGTGGATGCTTCTGCCCATCTTTCCCTGGCTGGACCTTCCGCAAAGGGACCTCGCATTTGCCGTGATTGTGTTGACCTCGACTCTGGCCAACAGCATTAGTGCCGTTGCGTGGTCGGCCGCTGTCTCCGATCTGGTCCCGCTCAACATTCGGGGGAAGTATTTCGGTCGACGGAACCTGATCTTCGGCACTTGGAGTTTGGTGGTGACGTTTGCGGCCGGTCAGATCGCGGATGCCTATGAAAATGCGTTGTACGTCTTTGGCCTGATCTTTCTGGCGGCGTCGATCTCGCGGTTCTGCGGATTGTTTTATTTTCTGAGGATGAAGCTGCCGGCCTCCGCGACGGTGAGGCAGCCTCCGGAGGCGGCCCAAGTCAGTTTGTTGGATACACTCCGGGATGGAAATTTCGTTCGACTCATTCTGTTCACGGGGCTCTTCGGAATGTGTCTCTATTTAGGGAACCCTTTTTACAGCGTCTACGTGCTGAACGGGCTGCATCGATCGTTGGGAGACCTGACGTTGCTGACGTTGATCAGCACGTTGGGTGGGTTGATCTCGCTCAAGACCTGGGGGCCTTTGAGTGATCGGTTTGGAAACAAGCCGGTGTTGATCACGACGGCGCTCATCTGGCTGACGGCCGCGGCCGTCTCCTGGCTGTTCTCGGGACCTGCTCGCTACACCCATCTCTATCTGAACTACTTCATCACCGGGTTTATGTTTTCCGGGTTTGAGCTGTGTCAGTTTGCGGTGATGATCAAAATGGTCCCCTCCACTCACAAGACCCATTACATCTCCGTTTTTCTGAGCCTGACTCGAATGTTTTGGGCCTTAGGACCGCCCCTGGGTGCCTGGATTTTGAGTCATCTTCCCGAGCAGTTGGGCACCTGGCTGGGGCAGCCGCTGACCAACTACCATGTGATCATCGTGGGCTCACTGATCGCCTGCATTCTCGTGCTGAACTTGCTTCATACTGTTCGAGAGCCGGCTGAGCGTCCCGCCCGCGAATTGATTGCGGTGATGTCGAACATGCGAGAGTTCAACCCGCTGATGGGGCTGAGCTCGCTTGCCTACTACATGTTCACCCCGCGAGGCCTGAGCCGCCTGGCGCATGTATCCGTTCGCACCTTTCGCCGACAGACCAGCGCGGTCACCGAGGTGGGCGAGGACTTGATGGAGGAAGGACTTAAGGTGCTTCGTCAACCGTTTGAGAAGGAGGAGGACCCCAAGGACAAAGGCCGAGGGGATGGCGGTTCGACGGCCGGAAAATAA